Proteins encoded in a region of the Clostridium beijerinckii genome:
- a CDS encoding HD-GYP domain-containing protein gives MRLVILNEKAMDKELAVPIYTQSGMIYLNKGAKINERNIEQIKKIGINTIYIDDGINDVTLQEIYDAPLRLKAIKELKNVFDECKRKKYVPEQPVIKIVEEIIENINISENAYLYNNLAKNDKDLELCTHSLNVALLSIIIGYKKKYSQDKILKLGIGAILHDIGKIVSDGDDHTIEGYKLVKNNNYFSATLCTCIRSHHENEDGSGYPEKLKGDKIYEFAKIVSICNEYINILESDDSILPHHAIEVLAAMGQQRFSNDIYKDFVGSIYCYPNGLTVKLSNGLEAMVIKQNINMPTRPIVAFKENDNIKYIDLVNNLTIFIEEVVY, from the coding sequence ATGAGATTAGTTATATTAAATGAAAAAGCAATGGACAAAGAGTTAGCGGTTCCTATTTATACGCAATCAGGAATGATATATTTAAATAAAGGTGCAAAAATTAATGAAAGAAATATTGAACAAATAAAGAAAATAGGTATAAATACAATCTATATAGATGATGGTATAAATGATGTTACTTTACAAGAAATATATGACGCACCATTAAGGCTAAAGGCAATCAAAGAGTTAAAGAATGTATTTGATGAATGCAAAAGGAAAAAATATGTCCCTGAACAACCAGTGATAAAAATAGTTGAAGAAATAATTGAAAATATAAATATTTCAGAAAATGCCTATTTATATAACAACTTAGCTAAAAATGATAAAGATCTTGAATTATGTACTCATTCGCTGAATGTAGCATTATTATCAATAATAATTGGTTACAAGAAAAAATATAGTCAGGACAAAATTTTAAAACTAGGGATTGGAGCTATATTACATGATATTGGTAAAATAGTTTCTGATGGAGATGATCATACTATTGAAGGGTATAAATTGGTAAAAAATAATAATTATTTTTCAGCAACATTATGTACTTGCATACGTTCACATCATGAAAATGAAGATGGCAGTGGTTATCCTGAAAAATTAAAAGGGGACAAGATATATGAATTTGCAAAGATTGTGTCTATTTGTAATGAATATATTAATATATTAGAGTCTGATGATTCTATTTTACCACACCATGCAATTGAAGTATTAGCAGCAATGGGCCAGCAAAGGTTCAGTAACGATATATATAAGGATTTTGTAGGATCAATTTATTGTTACCCTAATGGTTTAACTGTAAAGTTGAGTAATGGGTTAGAAGCTATGGTTATTAAACAAAATATAAATATGCCAACAAGACCTATAGTTGCATTTAAAGAAAATGATAATATAAAATATATTGATTTAGTTAATAACCTTACTATATTCATTGAAGAAGTAGTATATTAG
- a CDS encoding polysaccharide deacetylase family protein, which yields MKNRIKYFLFLLSGLFVMFICVKNVSAIPISSNETTSENHDLDKKVSHDMKKVIYLTFDDGPSYKVTDRVLDILKEKDVKGTFFLIGSQIEGREEVVKRIYDEGNSIGLHTYTHKFNKIYCSEDKFIQEMLACRIQINNVIGISPNIIRFPGGSSKHLNNRCLKKLHDNNFKVYDWNMDNTDGLNPKLSPYSLYRKATKGSEKLSKVILLLHCTDMNNNTCEALPEIIEYYKSQGYEFKTITEDTQELYFPISRRTFTFFEGM from the coding sequence TTGAAGAATAGAATAAAATATTTCTTATTTTTATTAAGTGGTCTTTTTGTTATGTTTATATGCGTGAAAAACGTAAGTGCTATTCCGATATCATCTAATGAAACAACTAGTGAAAATCATGATCTGGATAAAAAAGTTTCGCATGATATGAAGAAGGTAATTTATCTGACTTTTGATGATGGTCCTAGCTATAAAGTTACAGATCGTGTTCTAGACATTTTGAAGGAAAAGGATGTTAAAGGAACTTTTTTTCTAATAGGAAGCCAGATTGAGGGAAGAGAAGAAGTTGTAAAAAGAATTTATGATGAAGGAAACAGTATAGGCCTTCATACTTATACTCATAAATTTAATAAAATTTATTGTAGTGAAGATAAATTTATACAAGAAATGCTTGCATGCCGTATTCAGATAAATAATGTTATTGGAATTTCACCTAATATAATAAGGTTTCCAGGTGGAAGCAGTAAGCATTTAAATAATAGATGTTTAAAGAAATTACATGATAATAATTTTAAAGTATATGACTGGAATATGGATAATACAGATGGATTAAATCCAAAGCTTTCTCCATATAGTTTATATAGGAAGGCAACAAAGGGAAGCGAGAAATTATCAAAAGTAATATTGCTTTTACATTGTACGGATATGAATAATAATACTTGTGAAGCGTTGCCGGAAATAATAGAATACTATAAATCGCAAGGATATGAATTTAAGACAATTACAGAAGATACACAAGAGTTATATTTTCCTATATCAAGAAGAACATTCACATTCTTTGAGGGTATGTAA
- a CDS encoding GNAT family N-acetyltransferase, producing MIIREIQERDNEQVESLIRTCLIEFGANKPGCAWSDPNLGCFYQVYRGEKSKYWVVEENGKIVAGCGIGPLLGTEDVCELQKMYSLKEARGSGIAKKLLDLSLEFAREHYKKCYLETFDNMEAAKRFYEKNGFLRLEKPLVETEHYACDVWYIKEL from the coding sequence ATGATAATAAGAGAAATACAGGAAAGAGATAATGAACAAGTAGAATCTTTAATAAGAACTTGTTTGATAGAATTTGGGGCTAATAAACCAGGTTGTGCCTGGTCTGATCCTAACTTAGGATGTTTTTACCAAGTCTATAGAGGTGAAAAATCTAAATATTGGGTAGTTGAAGAAAACGGCAAGATAGTAGCAGGCTGTGGGATAGGGCCATTGTTAGGAACTGAAGATGTATGTGAATTACAAAAAATGTATTCTTTAAAAGAAGCAAGAGGCTCAGGTATCGCAAAGAAATTGCTGGATCTTTCTTTAGAATTTGCGAGAGAACATTATAAAAAATGTTATTTAGAAACTTTTGATAATATGGAGGCGGCTAAGAGATTTTACGAAAAGAATGGATTTCTTAGATTAGAAAAACCTTTAGTTGAAACTGAACATTACGCTTGTGATGTGTGGTACATAAAGGAATTATAA
- a CDS encoding HD domain-containing protein yields MLEKAIRIAAKAHEGQVDKGGKPYILHPLRLMLSRTSQEEMICAVLHDVIEDTDITIDYLKNEGFSEEILSALDALTRRHNETYDGFIERIITNSLACEIKLADLKDNMNLSRIENPSQKDHERIKKYNKAADKILNALEFYR; encoded by the coding sequence ATGTTAGAAAAAGCTATACGTATAGCAGCAAAAGCTCATGAAGGTCAGGTGGATAAAGGTGGTAAACCATATATTCTTCATCCTCTTAGATTAATGCTTTCAAGGACAAGTCAAGAAGAAATGATATGTGCAGTGCTTCATGATGTAATAGAAGATACTGATATTACAATAGATTATTTAAAAAATGAAGGCTTTTCAGAAGAAATACTATCTGCACTGGATGCTTTAACAAGACGGCATAATGAAACATACGATGGGTTTATAGAAAGAATAATTACTAATAGTTTAGCATGTGAGATAAAACTAGCTGATTTAAAAGACAATATGAATCTATCAAGAATCGAAAATCCTTCTCAAAAAGATCATGAAAGAATAAAAAAATATAATAAAGCTGCAGATAAAATACTTAATGCATTAGAATTTTATAGATAG
- a CDS encoding thioredoxin family protein, with amino-acid sequence MDNLNNDKELLDLIENKRMSAIYFTGEACWACEVIKTKIEDILKRFPEIKSGEVNAEKHLDLAAKYNVFSVPIFLLYIEGKESIRVGRNLDLLELEASVKRYYEMIF; translated from the coding sequence TTGGACAATTTGAATAATGATAAGGAACTATTAGATTTAATAGAAAACAAAAGAATGAGCGCGATATATTTCACAGGAGAAGCTTGCTGGGCGTGTGAAGTCATTAAAACTAAGATTGAAGATATTTTAAAAAGATTTCCTGAAATTAAGAGTGGAGAAGTAAATGCAGAAAAGCATTTAGATTTAGCAGCAAAATATAATGTATTTTCTGTGCCAATATTTCTACTTTATATAGAAGGCAAGGAAAGCATAAGAGTTGGAAGAAATTTAGATTTACTAGAATTAGAAGCAAGTGTAAAGAGATATTATGAAATGATATTCTAA
- a CDS encoding substrate-binding domain-containing protein: MRKKISILLTIILMFVMVSGCSSKSSSSSKKNVKILLSISDASDTFRSILATSAKDFADSEKVDLVIKDAAGSIETQVSHMKEAASGGYNAIICTPVDSSTGLQLKKAAGNLPIVFMNSSPSEDLLEKDKYIYVSSDEKVAGQYQAEYIADYLKNKNNIKVVLLKGEKNHAATKGRTKAVKETFKEKGIDADYVFEDNADWSRAKAKEMFNIFLSTGRKFDCVIANNDEMALGVMDSFKENKIDTSLIPIVGIDATSDGCKAIVDGGLQFTVYQSAKDQSKNAVQAAIQLGSNGELSNMENLAQDGKHIWVPFEKVTKDNAKNYMS; encoded by the coding sequence ATGAGAAAGAAAATATCTATATTATTAACTATAATTTTGATGTTTGTTATGGTATCAGGATGTAGCTCAAAGAGCAGTTCTTCATCAAAGAAAAACGTAAAAATTTTATTATCAATTTCAGATGCTTCAGATACATTTCGTAGTATACTAGCAACAAGTGCAAAAGATTTTGCTGATAGCGAAAAAGTGGATTTAGTTATTAAAGATGCGGCAGGTTCTATAGAAACGCAAGTGTCTCATATGAAAGAGGCAGCTTCTGGTGGATATAATGCTATAATATGCACTCCAGTGGATTCAAGTACAGGGCTACAACTTAAAAAAGCTGCAGGAAATCTTCCGATAGTATTTATGAATAGTAGTCCAAGCGAAGATTTGCTAGAGAAAGATAAGTACATTTATGTATCTTCAGATGAAAAGGTTGCAGGGCAATATCAAGCTGAATATATTGCAGATTATTTGAAAAATAAAAATAATATTAAAGTGGTTTTATTAAAAGGTGAGAAGAACCATGCAGCTACTAAAGGGCGCACGAAGGCAGTAAAAGAAACTTTCAAGGAAAAAGGAATAGATGCGGATTATGTTTTTGAGGATAATGCAGATTGGAGCAGGGCAAAAGCTAAGGAGATGTTTAATATATTCCTGTCTACAGGTAGAAAATTTGACTGCGTAATTGCTAATAATGATGAAATGGCACTTGGAGTAATGGATTCATTTAAAGAAAATAAAATCGATACTTCATTAATTCCGATTGTGGGAATTGATGCTACGTCAGATGGATGCAAGGCTATTGTAGATGGAGGTTTACAATTTACTGTTTATCAGTCTGCGAAAGACCAAAGTAAAAATGCTGTTCAGGCAGCTATTCAACTAGGATCAAATGGTGAGTTATCTAATATGGAAAATTTAGCACAGGATGGTAAACATATATGGGTTCCATTTGAAAAAGTAACAAAGGATAACGCGAAAAATTATATGAGTTAA
- a CDS encoding methyl-accepting chemotaxis protein, with translation MKKGETKYTVSIKTKLLGIIIPMLVIVISLLIFISYNKSKNIITNSANDLLETSSKKQVDQIESLLNENLSSFKTLKDSLEVANLSEKQLQDLLNKYYGYSDNYKEGFYIADESGKLFKAEKSNKSDKDVLNSVWYKEGLTRVNMAFGSPYKNEFGKNVVSASAILNDKSGKIKIFSVDLSLDKVSIIVNSMIEMHDAEAFLIDSSDKTIVANRDSELISTKLDSSNDKFFTDVSGKIENKDYNSCELDNNRVVFKEVEGTNWILVSYVPTKSILSELIKLRTFMILIGIISIIILAVLVERVVQVVIKPIRKLTDTIVSMTNGDFTVDVEIRGNDEISVMLKSVKEFITVMRNMINNISIVSNKMSEQSEGGIRISTELYDSSKLQSESMQNLNLTVDQLSSSVGEIAENTTTLANVVSNTRDDGNNVNDKMKETIKISEKGIKDMEKVSVAMENIRTSIGSLEQAISNVGKSSIEITSIINVIGSIAEQTNLLSLNASIEAARAGEAGKGFAVVASEIGKLANTSSQSVKNISSIVNEINKLVSDTVKQSHDSAEYINESSYLISGTVDTFDNIFNKINSANDLIQEMIEKVGHLDDVATTVAAIAEEQAASSEEILATSEVMVDQSNNITKNSEKVANDAETLANTSDELSKQIQMFKI, from the coding sequence ATGAAAAAAGGGGAAACTAAGTATACGGTTTCGATCAAAACAAAACTGCTTGGAATCATTATTCCAATGCTAGTAATAGTAATTTCATTGCTTATTTTTATTTCTTACAATAAGTCTAAAAATATAATAACTAACTCAGCTAATGATTTGCTAGAAACCTCAAGTAAAAAGCAGGTTGATCAAATTGAATCATTGTTAAATGAGAACTTGTCATCATTTAAAACTTTAAAAGATTCGTTAGAGGTTGCGAATTTAAGCGAAAAACAATTACAAGACTTACTAAATAAATATTATGGATACAGTGATAATTACAAAGAAGGATTTTACATAGCTGATGAGAGTGGAAAGCTATTTAAAGCAGAAAAATCCAATAAATCAGATAAAGATGTGCTTAACTCAGTGTGGTATAAAGAGGGACTTACTCGTGTTAATATGGCATTTGGATCACCATATAAGAATGAATTTGGTAAGAATGTTGTTAGTGCTTCAGCAATATTGAATGATAAATCAGGAAAGATAAAGATTTTTTCTGTGGATCTTTCACTGGACAAGGTATCGATAATTGTAAATTCAATGATTGAGATGCATGATGCAGAAGCTTTCTTAATAGACAGTAGTGATAAAACAATAGTGGCTAATAGAGATAGTGAATTAATTTCCACTAAACTTGATTCCAGCAATGATAAATTTTTTACAGATGTTTCAGGAAAAATTGAAAATAAAGATTACAATTCATGCGAGTTAGATAATAACAGGGTTGTTTTTAAAGAAGTAGAGGGAACAAATTGGATTCTTGTATCATATGTACCTACAAAATCTATTTTATCAGAACTTATAAAGCTTCGTACTTTTATGATTTTAATAGGCATTATCTCTATTATTATTTTAGCTGTTTTAGTGGAGCGAGTTGTACAAGTAGTTATAAAACCTATTAGAAAACTTACAGACACAATTGTATCTATGACTAATGGAGATTTTACAGTTGATGTGGAAATAAGGGGTAATGATGAAATTTCAGTTATGCTGAAAAGTGTAAAAGAGTTTATAACAGTAATGAGAAATATGATAAATAATATTAGCATAGTATCAAATAAAATGAGTGAACAATCTGAAGGCGGTATAAGAATCTCTACAGAGTTATATGATTCATCTAAACTTCAATCTGAGTCTATGCAGAATTTAAACCTCACAGTAGATCAGTTATCAAGTTCTGTAGGAGAAATAGCTGAGAATACAACAACTTTAGCTAATGTCGTTTCTAATACTAGAGATGATGGCAATAATGTGAATGATAAAATGAAGGAAACTATTAAAATCTCAGAAAAAGGCATAAAAGATATGGAAAAAGTAAGCGTAGCTATGGAAAATATAAGGACTTCAATAGGATCCCTTGAGCAGGCTATAAGCAACGTTGGGAAATCTTCAATTGAAATAACTAGTATTATAAATGTTATTGGAAGCATTGCAGAACAAACTAATCTTTTATCGCTTAATGCATCAATAGAGGCAGCTAGGGCTGGAGAAGCAGGAAAAGGCTTCGCTGTTGTAGCAAGTGAAATAGGCAAATTAGCTAATACAAGTTCTCAATCTGTTAAAAATATTTCATCTATTGTAAATGAAATTAACAAACTTGTTTCGGATACTGTAAAGCAATCACATGATAGTGCAGAATATATTAATGAAAGTAGTTATTTAATAAGTGGAACAGTTGATACATTTGATAATATTTTCAATAAAATTAATTCAGCAAATGATCTAATTCAAGAAATGATTGAAAAAGTTGGACATTTAGATGATGTTGCAACAACTGTAGCCGCTATAGCAGAGGAACAAGCAGCAAGTTCAGAGGAAATTTTAGCAACGTCAGAAGTCATGGTTGATCAATCAAATAATATTACTAAAAATAGTGAAAAAGTAGCTAATGATGCAGAAACTTTAGCAAATACATCTGATGAACTTAGCAAACAGATTCAAATGTTTAAAATATAG
- a CDS encoding DUF2085 domain-containing protein, whose translation MGQDLNNVTDKKTKFWILLMKAGALSGCHQMYERSFSFRGFQFPVCARCTGIYLGYIIAVILFVVKAKISLKMCGVLILIMICDGLLQLFKIKKSTNIRRLITGVSFGIGLAFLLMYAIKTLCEKL comes from the coding sequence GTGGGGCAAGATTTAAATAATGTAACGGATAAGAAAACAAAGTTCTGGATACTTCTTATGAAAGCTGGTGCACTTAGTGGCTGCCATCAAATGTATGAAAGGAGTTTCAGTTTTAGGGGATTTCAATTTCCAGTGTGTGCAAGGTGTACTGGAATTTATTTGGGTTATATAATTGCAGTGATTTTGTTTGTAGTCAAAGCAAAGATTAGTTTAAAGATGTGTGGAGTATTGATTTTAATTATGATTTGTGATGGTTTACTACAATTATTTAAAATTAAGAAATCAACTAATATTAGAAGGCTAATTACAGGAGTTTCATTTGGAATCGGATTAGCTTTCTTATTAATGTATGCAATTAAAACATTATGTGAGAAATTATAA
- a CDS encoding galactose ABC transporter substrate-binding protein — MSVFKKILIFTTISFVIIIMLIGSISKSLAINLNGASIIPVKVAMFQSREDDQYNIEVRKSLEEIQKENKGKVEFTFFDGKGNQVIQNESIYEAIDDQFNLFVINLVDTKVDTISDVINKIEKNNIPLILDGTPNKDILNFITPYKSIVFLGTDTEQSGVLEGNIIVDSWNANKGAIDKNKDNMLQYIMLQGKIDHPGTIDRTKYSISTINDAGIKTQELAIQNCNWDEECARASIDSLFLRYGNNVEAIIANNDAMAIGAVKALQKYGYNKGDKNKNVLVVGIDAIPEAMELVDKGFMTGTVIQDANAEAQAIYSVGMNLVKGKDPLEGTKYKFDDNRILRMPYREYVK; from the coding sequence ATGAGTGTATTTAAAAAGATACTTATATTTACTACAATTTCATTTGTAATAATAATTATGCTAATAGGTAGTATTTCGAAAAGTTTAGCAATTAATTTAAATGGGGCTTCGATAATTCCAGTAAAAGTAGCTATGTTTCAATCTAGAGAAGATGATCAATATAACATTGAGGTTAGAAAGAGCTTAGAGGAGATTCAGAAAGAAAATAAGGGCAAGGTTGAGTTTACTTTTTTTGATGGAAAAGGAAATCAGGTTATACAAAACGAAAGTATTTACGAAGCTATTGATGATCAGTTTAACTTGTTTGTAATAAATCTGGTTGATACAAAGGTGGATACTATAAGTGATGTAATTAATAAAATTGAAAAAAATAATATACCATTAATTTTGGATGGAACACCTAATAAAGATATATTAAACTTTATTACTCCTTACAAGAGTATTGTTTTTCTCGGAACAGACACTGAACAATCTGGAGTTCTAGAAGGTAATATAATTGTTGATTCATGGAATGCCAATAAGGGAGCTATAGATAAAAATAAAGATAACATGCTTCAATATATTATGCTTCAGGGAAAGATAGATCATCCTGGTACTATTGATAGGACAAAGTACTCTATTTCAACAATCAATGATGCGGGAATAAAAACCCAGGAACTTGCAATACAAAACTGTAATTGGGATGAGGAGTGTGCTAGGGCTAGTATTGATTCCTTGTTTTTAAGATATGGTAATAATGTTGAAGCAATTATAGCAAATAATGATGCTATGGCCATAGGAGCTGTTAAAGCGCTTCAGAAATATGGATATAATAAAGGTGATAAAAATAAAAATGTTTTGGTAGTTGGAATTGATGCAATTCCAGAAGCTATGGAATTAGTTGATAAAGGATTTATGACCGGGACAGTTATTCAAGATGCAAATGCAGAAGCTCAAGCAATATATTCTGTAGGCATGAACTTAGTTAAGGGAAAAGATCCTCTAGAAGGTACAAAATACAAATTTGATGATAATAGAATTTTACGTATGCCTTATCGTGAATATGTAAAATAA
- a CDS encoding ABC transporter ATP-binding protein, with protein MGRGGRAPVKADKNSLKILKRLLAYILKEYKFLFFMVLVTIIISSLANVIGTLFLRNLIDDYITPLLNKSGADFGPLLKMIITMAVIYYVGVISTYIYSRIMIVISQGSLKRIRDDMFAHMENLPIKFFDTHAHGDLMSLYTNDTDALRQMISQGIPQLLSAIITVVSIFASMIYLSIPLTGVEIIIILLMFRVTKVIGAKSGKYFGLQQKDIGAVNGYIEEMMEGQKVVKVFCHEEEAKANFDRLNDMLFNSANNANKYANVLMPIMGNIGYINYVAVAIFGSVLAIGAFGGFTLGGLAAFLQLTRNFSQTINQMAQQFNFVIMALAGAERIFKLLDEKKETDEGYVTLVNAKENENGELEECKERTGIWAWKHPHEDGTITYTKLLGEVVFDDVDFGYNDEKIILHNIKLYAKQGQKIAFVGATGAGKTTITNLINRFYDIQDGKIRYDGININKIKKDDLRRSLGIVLQDAHLFTGTVADNIRYGKLDATDEEVVAAAKLANADTFIRHLPNGYDTVLTGDGGSLSQGQRQLLTIARAAIADPPVLILDEATSSIDTRTERIVQEGMDKLMKGRTVFVIAHRLSTIKNSDVIMVLDQGRIIERGNHDDLIKEKGKYYQLYTGAFELS; from the coding sequence ATGGGACGTGGCGGACGTGCTCCTGTAAAAGCCGATAAAAATTCTTTGAAGATACTAAAAAGATTATTAGCGTATATACTTAAAGAATATAAGTTTTTATTTTTCATGGTACTAGTAACTATTATTATAAGTTCTCTTGCTAATGTTATTGGAACGTTATTTTTAAGAAACTTAATTGATGATTATATAACACCACTTTTAAATAAATCAGGAGCAGATTTTGGACCTCTTCTTAAAATGATAATTACGATGGCAGTAATTTATTATGTCGGGGTTATATCAACTTATATATATAGTCGTATAATGATTGTAATCTCACAAGGATCTCTAAAAAGAATAAGAGATGATATGTTTGCTCATATGGAGAATTTACCAATAAAGTTCTTCGATACACATGCTCATGGGGATTTAATGAGCTTATATACAAATGATACAGATGCTTTAAGACAAATGATAAGCCAAGGAATACCACAATTATTATCAGCTATCATAACTGTTGTTAGTATATTTGCTTCAATGATATATTTAAGTATTCCTTTAACAGGTGTTGAAATTATAATTATATTATTGATGTTTAGAGTTACTAAAGTTATTGGCGCAAAGAGTGGAAAATATTTTGGTCTTCAACAAAAAGATATAGGTGCAGTAAATGGATATATAGAAGAAATGATGGAAGGGCAAAAGGTTGTGAAAGTATTTTGCCATGAAGAAGAGGCAAAAGCTAACTTTGATAGATTAAATGATATGCTCTTTAATAGTGCAAATAATGCAAATAAATATGCTAATGTCTTGATGCCTATTATGGGTAACATTGGATATATAAATTATGTAGCAGTTGCTATCTTTGGATCAGTTCTAGCTATTGGTGCATTTGGTGGATTTACACTTGGTGGACTTGCAGCATTTTTGCAATTAACAAGAAACTTTAGTCAAACAATTAATCAAATGGCTCAACAATTCAATTTTGTTATTATGGCACTTGCGGGTGCAGAACGTATATTCAAGCTTCTTGATGAAAAGAAAGAAACAGATGAAGGTTATGTTACTTTGGTAAATGCTAAGGAAAATGAAAATGGGGAATTAGAGGAGTGCAAAGAGCGTACTGGAATTTGGGCATGGAAACATCCTCATGAAGATGGAACTATTACGTATACAAAGCTTCTCGGTGAAGTAGTATTTGATGATGTGGACTTTGGATATAATGATGAAAAAATAATATTGCATAATATAAAGCTCTATGCTAAACAAGGACAAAAAATAGCCTTTGTAGGTGCCACAGGAGCAGGTAAAACCACTATTACTAATTTAATCAACCGTTTCTATGATATTCAAGATGGAAAGATAAGATATGATGGCATTAATATCAATAAGATTAAAAAGGATGACTTAAGAAGATCTCTTGGAATAGTACTTCAAGATGCTCATCTTTTCACTGGAACAGTAGCAGATAATATTAGATATGGTAAATTAGATGCTACAGATGAAGAAGTAGTTGCAGCAGCAAAACTTGCAAATGCAGATACATTTATAAGACATCTTCCAAATGGCTATGATACAGTTCTTACAGGAGATGGAGGCAGTCTTTCACAAGGTCAAAGACAGCTACTAACAATTGCTAGAGCAGCAATAGCTGATCCACCAGTTTTAATCTTAGATGAAGCAACTTCAAGCATCGATACAAGAACAGAAAGAATTGTTCAAGAAGGAATGGATAAGCTTATGAAAGGAAGAACAGTTTTTGTAATTGCTCATAGACTTTCAACAATTAAAAACTCTGATGTAATTATGGTATTAGACCAAGGTAGAATTATTGAAAGAGGAAATCATGATGATCTAATAAAAGAAAAAGGTAAGTATTATCAATTATATACAGGAGCTTTTGAATTATCATAA